The segment ATCTAGGCCACAAGAGTGTCACTAGAACACTTCTGTCCACATGAGCAATCATCACGGGAAGAAATAAGTGTAACTCAACAAGGAACCTTAACAGAGGTCAGTATAATTTGATGAACTCCAGGGGAGATGGGTGCAATTTTTGGAAGCTTAGGGCATGTCTTCTAACTTTATCACATGTTAACTCTATGCTCAAAATTGTAATTAAAAACTGAATCATCTGACAAAATTCATCTCGCTAACACACACACTACCATCCAATTCTGACAGcaaaaccaaaaattattaTGTGACAAGCAGAGTACTAAACAACCATCACTAGTCCAAGATTCTATAAGATGAAGATTATTATGAAGAAGATGGCACTTGCAACTTGCACCTTCATCTATCACAAAAAGAATTCCTTATTAGGATTAGAAATTTAGAACtaaatacatatttttagtCATTAACAGTGACACATAATCAAGAGTAAAACCGCCTCAtggaaaaaaggggaaaaaaaaatagaatgagtCCTCACCGGGTTTTCCTTGGAGACTCCACCATGTAATTGCAACAGTAACCTGTCTACTTTCTTCCGATATGCCAGCTCCCTTTTCATGGCAAGCTCCAATGACATAACTTCCCCCCTCCCACTGTCcatttctcttttaattatttcttctgCAATGTTTCAAATGCAAGTCATATATTAAACATAATCGAAGTCCAAATAACCTTTAAAGTTGGAGGTAAAAAGAGAAGCTCAAACATAATTATCTAGATAACCATGGAGGAAAGGCACCATGATGTCAGTAAGAATAGTTTCAAAATTTACAATaaccaaatccaaaaatcaaaTGAGAACAAGAAACAACAAACTAGTGAGAGAACTTCAATGCATTTATGCACTAAAAATAAGAGACTAAAAGAATTTCAAGCTATTAAATGCTAAAACTTATGTCACTCATGCTGGCCATTATAAGCTGGTTAGATCCAATTTTATATGATGACAATCAGGATTGAGTAGAaaccaaaatttgatttatagAGGTTTAACCattcaatttgaatttattgtaCAAATACCCTGAAAATTTTCTACCAGCCATAGATTAAAAATTAGGTGCGGAAATCATCAAAGCAAGCAAATTATACCTAACAATACTCATTTCCCAGAAAAGAATTGCAGGAAAATGGAGAAGTATAAGAAAATCTTGGAtccatagaaatcattaataaCAGAGAACTCAGCCCAACAATCAGCTGATCTAGTAAGTATACAAACAAATGATATGGTTGGTTGCACCCCATCTTTGCTTAGGTGCTCTTTGATAACAATTTTCTTtgcccattaaaaaaaaaaaaaaatcacataatttTGAAGCTCATTTTTTTACCAAGTAAAGGATAAAATAGTACCACTCAGGGTCCTGATAATTATGATCACACTCCTTCTAAGAATTATACAAGTGAAGTTTTGAAAGCAACACTCCCCCTTGTCCACTAAAAGTGTTCAGGGAAACAGTGAAAGACAAAAAACACCCTTCCATCTCTCACCCTTCTTCCTCACCAAAATCCCAACCCTAACCCTGTCCCTATTCCTAACCTTgcaacaatttttatttctagaaataataataataaagaaataaatgaagaagGTAGGACAGAGAAGAAAAAAGTGGAGGAGTGAATTTGGGATGACGAAGAAATGAATTTAAGGTGAGAAGGTGGATTTAGGActagggtttgtttggaaaaattgaATCGGAGCAagcaatgaagaagaagaaaaagatgggTAAGTTTTTGTGCCCATCTTTATCATTTTCCAATCGCGTGATTCAGAATGGACCCACCAACAGGAGGTATATGTGTTTAAAATAAAAGCTGAAGGTGGGAGTGCAAAACCCAATTCAGACGTAAAatggaaaggagaaagaaaatccTGGAAAGGGACATGGAACATCTTACCCTGATGGTCATGCCCATTCTGTTCTGCTTCTGAACGTGATGTGGAAACTTGTAGCTTCTAAGAAAGATGTTTTGACTTCTGGGGTACTCCTGTTCATTACCAGTCCAGTCCGACTGCTTTAACCAAAAGCACTTAATGCTATTAAAGACGTGGGGATCAGTTCAAGATGAATAGCCAATTCCAACACTCATTCAATGGAAATATCTGTGCCAAAAACTGAGTAATTCCCACTGCCTCTCACTTCttaaaaattgtaattataatctctttttttttttctgaaaaaaaaaatgtgatttcatGTCAAATGGGTATCAAGAAAATGATGGTTATTTTTCCAAACAGGGAATTATCATCCCTGTTGATCAAATAACCCATGAAATTGGGTTAATTATTAGATTCTCGGGCAGGTGTGGGTGAACCCCACCTATATTAGTTGGTTTAGCTTTAGTTGCTCAAATTGGAGCCACTGCAGGACCACAAAAAATATCAGCTCAATTAAGCAACAGTATCATCATGAATCCCAAATCTTGTCCAATCAGCTGAGGCCTTTAATGCACTTGCCCTTAAGAAAAGAATATGGTGAAACAACTTTTTGCAGCAATGTCAATGGCtatggaaaaataaaggaagatgcttaaaataagagaaataacatGGGTCTGTCattgatttgttttcttttgcgACACTTTTAGAAAACATGGAGGATGGGCAGGTGGGCACCCTTTTCATAATCTAACACGTTCACTGAACACATCCTCattatttgtgtttttctttctgAGTTCTGAAAGATGCTTGTTTCAGCTTTAGCAGGTTGGTTCATGCATTTCCTGTCCTGGGTCCATATTTCAGATGGATGGAAAACATATTTAGCATTCTCAAATCAAGCCTGTGTTCAGTCATGAGCAATGGGGATATATATGCCTTGCTATGTAAATAGCAGACCTGGTGGGACAGGATCGATTCTTCTCGGCCCCTCAAACTCAATCAAGATATCATGCTTGAGCCATGCAGCATCTGGTGttagatttctttattttccattatcACCCAAGACACAAAAACAGGATATATGTATATCAATCATTCAAAACATTCCTTTGATCTTTGATCTCTAGATAGGGAATGAACGAACCTGAGTCCATTTTTGCTTTTCGTTTTGAATaaggtatggatcttctaaggctatGGAGGGCACCACTTCTTACTGAATTCTCTCTGACGATGGGAGCTGGAGAGAAACAGGTCTATTCTTATTTCAAATGATGTGATTAAATGAACAGACACTTCGCCTTTGGActtataccctcctgccttagggaccataccctttgGCTATTGGGTCTCACGAGTCTTAAGTCCATCATCTAAGGCCCGTAATGGcgttgggctctacacataggtggcccatactctcGATCAAATAGAAATCGTATATATATGGATAGCTAAATCCTGAATAATGGTTAATATAATGCAGGTCCATATTTATTCTATCATCTGGTTCTATAACAAGAATTTTACATTGAAGACTAAAACCTAAGAGTTTTAACTTGCATAAGAGAAAAACATGGCTGAACAATAAATCCTACCTTCTGTGTGACATAACATTAGGTGCGAAACAAGGAGTATGGACCGGTTAAACTACTCTCTACACTTCAATAGATGATCCCCTACTTCAGTTCTTTCTAGTTGAGCTTTGGTCCACAGCCAATCCTTTCCCTTTTGCCGTCCTTTTCTCTTCAAAGGCATGGAGGTTAAGGATGTGCTTTTTGCCTTTGAGGTGCTGATTGAATGCATACTCATCCATGCACCAAAGTTTACACAGTTCGCAGTACAGTTTTACCTGATTTGTTTTCCTTTGGCCTTCTTTCCCACCTAGTTCCAGCTCTTGTACGTTGTCTTGATGCTTTTTACCTTTGAAATGCTGTTCGAGTGAATATTTGTTAATGCACCAAATTTTGCACAAGTCACACCATTTTCTGGTATTTGCATCCTCTTCTCTAATGTTTCTACCAGATTTCAAGTCAAGTGTGTCCTTGTGCTTCTGACCTATCAGATGCTGCTTGAGATGAAAAGAGCTTGGGCATGCCACTTGGCAGACCTTGCAAAATAAGTCTTCTTTCCTGTTTCCAAGTGTGTGACTACTATAAAGCAGTTGCAGCTGCTGAGGTGGAAGGCACTGAGAGCTCCTAGTCGGTGTTTTTCGCTTTGTTCCTGATAAGCTTGGCCCTGAACTTGGGCTTGAAGATGGCACCTGTTATGAGCAAATGGTGTACCACAAGATTAAAGAACTGAGATAAAGAAGCCTGTCCTGGTAATGATTCAGTAACACAGAATTCTATACAATAAAACATACAAGTAGAAGGAAGATCACATCAGAAAAACACTGGACactcaaaattaataatacaaaCATATGGAAGCTTTATAGGTACTTGGATAGCAAGAGTTTGACGTGTTGGTAATCTTAATTATCAAAAGATAATGTATGCTCATGGACACTATGACCATGGTTAATTGCCTGCAGGAGCTTATGGGGCTGCATTACTAAATTTCTATACCTTTGTGCTGCTTGTGAAAATTAGCAGCTCAAACAACACCAACCTCCATCTGGATTTAGTACAAAAGCAAGCTCACCTCCTATCTAATTCATGTAGCAAGTGCATGCAAGTACCGCTTTGTCCTTCAACAACACAATAGTAAATATGGGCGTGTCTTGACATCCCATTGACATGGAATGgctctattaccttttaagTGGGCATTTGAAGTTACAAATCAATCATCAAGAATATACCATTGAAGAATATGAGTGCCCTCACTGTACATGATCTCACTGAATCATGGCTAGGATTCCATGAAATGATAGTTTACCCTTTTAtcataatgtttttagttataTTTGACATTCATGTAACAACCCCATTCATGATCATGGATTTGCacttgaaaaacaaaatgacaCAAAACAAATTGTCTTCTAGAATGGTCTTAAGGAGGAGAAACAAGTGCAGGTCAACATGGAACCTTCAGGGAGGTTagtaatattatttgataaactGCAGGGGAGACAGGTGCaatttttggaaacttgagacacatgtttttatcttttcaaaaccataatttgttttttaaaaggctgcagaaaatcataattaaaaactgacccatttggaaattttcattttacaaGCACATGTTGTGCTCCAATTCTGCCAGCAAAACCAAGATGTAAATTAGGTGAGAAGCAGAACTCTACAGTTATCACTAATCCAAAATTCTATGAAGTAATGGTTATGGCTAAGAAAATGACACCTCCACTTTCATTTATCATAAAGATAATTCCTTATAGTTAAGAAAGCATACAAAACTAGAACTAAATACGCTTTTGCAGTTATCGATAATAACACATAATCAAGGGTGAAACAGCTTCATGGAAAAAGTTGAATGAACCCTCACCTGGGAAGAGAAAGGGTCTTCCCTAGATTCACCACCATATAGTTGCGACAACATCATCTCTACCTTCTTTCGGTATGCAGACTCTCTCTTCATTGCAAGCTCTAATGGCATAACATCCCCCCTCCTCCCATCATCCATTCTTTTTTTCAGTTACTTCTTCTGAGATCCTTTCAACTGCAAACTATATATTAAACATAATCAAAGCACAAAATAACCTTAAAGTTGATGCTAAAGAAAAAAAGTCTCACGAACATGTTAACCATGGAGACAAGGCACTATGATTTTTATAAGAATAGTCCCAATACTTGCAACAAGAATATTTGGAATTCtgaaaaacagaagaaaacaaaacaaaaaataacaattgaaaatttcattGCACTAACGAAAAGAGGCTAGGAAGAATTTCTAGTTCGAAATACTAATGCTCTTGATTATAAAAGTTGGCTTTCatgttaaaaactaaaattatctGAACACGGTAAATGAATCTCTACAACCATAATTGATTTAAATGGATAAAACCCAAAACAGAGGAGATAAGATATTCATCCCTCTAATGAATAATACAGTGTGTAAGCATATGGTGTTCTCAGAAGAAAATGATGCAtgccatattttcaattatttctcaaacactctttaaaaaacacttcaaatttgttccaaaaAATAAGTCGTTTTcagaacaaattctcaaaaactgttttcaatcaaaaaatagtaaaaaatgtTTTGTAAGTTGggaaactattttctatttaaaaacagaaaaactatttttaacaaTGATTTCTAAAGAAAAT is part of the Vitis riparia cultivar Riparia Gloire de Montpellier isolate 1030 chromosome 17, EGFV_Vit.rip_1.0, whole genome shotgun sequence genome and harbors:
- the LOC117904453 gene encoding zinc finger RNA-binding protein-like, with product MDDGRRGDVMPLELAMKRESAYRKKVEMMLSQLYGGESREDPFSSQVPSSSPSSGPSLSGTKRKTPTRSSQCLPPQQLQLLYSSHTLGNRKEDLFCKVCQVACPSSFHLKQHLIGQKHKDTLDLKSGRNIREEDANTRKWCDLCKIWCINKYSLEQHFKGKKHQDNVQELELGGKEGQRKTNQVKLYCELCKLWCMDEYAFNQHLKGKKHILNLHAFEEKRTAKGKGLAVDQSSTRKN